Below is a genomic region from Pan troglodytes isolate AG18354 chromosome X, NHGRI_mPanTro3-v2.0_pri, whole genome shotgun sequence.
agcacaggctagagtgcagtgacactatcatggcttactgcagtctccaattcctgggctcaagcgatccttttgcttcagcctcctgattagctgggaccacaggcatgtaccaccacatgtggctatttaatatataaagacaCCAAGTCTTTAACTATTAAATGCAACATGTGGACATCCTCAGAGACAGTTTCTAGTGGActggtattttttttcccctgtgtatGGACCAGAATTCTCTGTGTgtgcagtttgtttgttttgcatgtCTCATAATTGTTAAAAAGttgacactgtagatattttagTAATTCTGGATTATGACCCCACCCTCCACAgttattattgttgctgttgttttttgtttgtttagggaCTCGTGGGGACTAATTCTGTAGAGTTTTTCATCCCTCAGTGTGCAGTTACTGATGTCtctgcttagttttttttttttttttgagacggagtttcactcttgttgcccaggctggagtgcagtggtgcgatttcagctcactgcaacctccacctcccaggttcaagcgattctcctgcctcagcctcccaagtagctagaattacaggcatgcgctaccacacctggctaattttatatttttagtacagacgggatttcaccatgttggccaggctggtcttgaactcctgacctcagatgatcctcctgcctcagcctcccaaagtgctgggattacaggtgtgagccgccacaccctggctgtttagtttttaaataattctttccGTTTTTATGCCTGGCTTCCTTGGGGTCACCTGTGGGTCTGCATTGCTTATTTTTATCCAATGATTGCTTAGAAGTTGTGATTATACACCTCAAACCAGTATGGCTTCCACTAAGGGGATAACTGTGTGAGTTTGAGTACGCATATTAAGTTCGGTCTGCTTGTAAGTCTGTGCTGGCATTCATTTCGGCTTGTATAGGGTCTCACATTCATCTAGGTACCTGATATTTTGTGGTCATGTACACAGCCTTCCACATCCTCATGCATATGCATGGACTTATCAATTCCCACTACTGCTGTCTTATTTTCCATATCCCTTTAATTTTTTGTCTGGTCTGCTGCTCACTCAAACAATGTTGCAGCCTCAGGCAGCTGTGAGGTTGGCCTTCCCCAATTACTTGCTACCAacattgctgttgtttttgacAATACCCCTAGGCATGGAGCTTTTCTCTGGAGCTCAGAGTCAGGTCAGCTCCCTCCATTTACAGTGAGGCTTCCATTCCTCATGGCTACCATGCCCACAGAGCTGTGGATGGGAGCAGCTCCAAGTCTAAATGCCATAGACCCCACTATTCTTATCAAGGTTTGGTAGTttttgaccatttaaaaaaagcttttggGGGAGGGGTTTTGATGAGCTCCTTACCCTACCATTCCAGAAGCTCCACCTCTGGACAAgtgatggtttttcttttttaagagactgggtctcactctgttacccaggctggagtgcagtggtgtggatcatagctccctgcagcctctagctcctgggctcaagcaatcctcccaccccagccttctgagtaactgggactataggcatgcaccactacacctggctaatgtaaaaaaaaatttttttagagacaggatcttgccatgttgcccaagctggtcttgaactcctggcctcaagtgatccccccatgTCAGCCTtgcaaaacactgggattacagggcatgagccaccatgtctggcctggaCAAGTGACTTTTGATAAAAGTCAAAATATTGAGAAAGGGtagtatttttaaacaaatggtgtgGAAACATTTGAATATccataagcaaaaacaaaacaaaacaaaacaaaaacataaaagaactTGGATCCATATTTCACACCATATAACTCAAAATACATGCTAGATCTAGATGTAAAACTTAAacctttagaagaaaacacaggaaaaaatcaTTGTAATCTTTGGTTAGGCAAGGATTTCTTAGATACAGCACTCAAAGCACAACCcagaaatgaacaaatggaaagaacggacttcatcaaaataagcagttctgttcttcaaaagacactcttaagagaatgaaaagacaatccaGAGACTGGGAGAAAACCTTTGCAAGGATAATGGACTGATAGTGAAGTTACacccagaatatatttttaaaaactatcagtgctcaacaataaaaaaacccaaataatccaACTgataatgggcaaaagatttaaacagacaCTTCATCAAAGATTCTCAATAAAAGATGAtcaatattattaatcattagggCAGTGTAAATTAATATCACAATATCACTTCACATGTACTaggatagctataataaaaaagactaataataataagagttggtaaggatgtggagaaaccggaaccctcatacattgatagaatgtaaaatggtgcagtcatgTGAGGAACAGGCCTAGGTCTCAGGTCTCAGCCATCACTCATCTATCCTGGGGAGATACTACAATGGTTTGgaggacaagaaaataaaaccaaaaactaaaacTGACATATCACTATGTGCCCACCACTAATGGCTATagtaaaaaagatggaaaatgccAAATGTTGGCAAGTATGTGGAGCACTAGAACTCGCATACTgggttggtgggagtgtacattGGTACAACCACTTGAAAACTGGTTTTATAACATATAGCTGAACATATGGATACACTTAGGTACAGACCTAACAGGAATACATACATATGTTCACCAATACACAGCAACACAATTCCTAATAGCCCAAGctgcaaacaacccaaatgtctacaaacagtagaatggataaattataTTGCAGCATATTCACAGAACGGGATACAACATGACAATGAAAATGAATTATCTACAACTATATGCAACATATGGATGACTCTCACATACATAATGTGAATGACAGAAGACAGATGCTAAAGAGTATATGGCtcaattatatgatatataattgactcaatttatataaaatacaaaacaggCAAAATGAATCTATGCTGTGAGAAGCCAGGATAGTGTATACCCTTGGGGGCTTGCCTGGAAGGGAAAGTGGGGAAGGCTTCTGGGGTGCTGgtcatgttctgtttcttgatctgagtATGTTCAGTTTTTGAGAATGCACTGAGCTGTATGTTTATGATATATGCATTTTCTGTATACATTATAGtttaataaaaagattttaaaataaaataaaaatacaattgcatGCTAGAAAGAAAGTTCCTTTTTATGAGTAttgtaaaaaatgtttaaggGAAAATGAGAACGTGTCTATATATCAGTGTTAAAAAAGAGCAGTGCTCTTTCTTGAGAAGTCTTCCAGTTATTCAACTATGATAAACTGTAATTATGTCTTAGAATAACTAATTGCAATGCAACATGACTTTATCACATAGCAGTCTACACAAAACTACCCTTAATGTGCATGTAGGAAATGAATATACCTTAaccaaataggaagaaaaacaaaatattaggaaGTGAAACTCAATTTTTCAACCATTCTTTTTCAGGAAATCCCAAGGAAAGCAGGGGTGTTGGTGGGTTAGCCTGAAAATCTAGAGTGCCGTGGATCAGTTCCATTGTCGTAGGGTCAGTTACTGAGGGAATCAGGAATCTATGGCCTGCAGCTTATGCAAATGACAGCTTTGGGGACATAGGTTAGAAGGCATGCATACTTCTTATAGGGTATGACTCACCTGCTCTCCCAGCAGGGAATTAATAATGAGACAACTACTACCTTTATATGTCTGTATCATTCAATGACTATATTTCTGTAACATAGGCTACAGCTAGGCCTAATTTCTCAATTCATAAAGTtatatctttaaatttaaaaattccattgcacttaaaatatatataccatgAGGACTTCccaagggaagagaaaagaaaaaagtttttcatGGGAATCTTTTCTATGTCTTAAGTGCCAATGATCACAAAaacagatatctgcattcccaagTAGGTTTTCTGCCTTGATGTCAGTGCCCTGCCAGTGTTTGGACAATGAAAACTCTTCTCCTCAACctagaaatttgaaaaagtttttCCCAGTAGTGAGTACTTTTATGTCCCAGGATATGCTGAACCAATCAGTACTGaatttaaaaagttctttatCCAAAAAGTGAAGCATAAGAGATGACGAGTCATCTCCTCAGGTCTTAATTCTACTATTTCCAGGAGCTCAAGAGGTCTGTATGAATCATGTCACCAAACATGACTTTCGCTCAAATGCTTTCTCTAAAGGCTCTTCCTATGCATAGAATTGCATATACACTGTGGTGATGCAGGAACTTGTCTTTCCAGTGGACTGAAGGATACTTGGCTCTGTTTGCCTTCAGTTCACTCAAGCCTCAGTCTCTCATACCCATTTGCCCCTGTACAATGATTGCAGCAACAGGCCTTCCTCCTCCCTACTATTAGATACCTGATGCATACCCAGTTGTGATTTCCAGGTGAAGACTTTCTCAGTCACTGGCTTTATAGCGTTTTTCTCCACTATGCGTTTTCTGGTGTTTAATGAGATTCGATCTGTCAGTAAAGGCCTTCTGACATTCTGTACAAGCATAAGGTTTCTTTCCTGTATGAATTATCTGATGCATACTTAGTGTGGCTTTCTGGATGAAAGCTTTCCCACATTTACTACATTCATAGTGTCTTTCTCCAGTATGAGACTTCTGATGTATATTGAGGCGTGACTTCCAGGTGAAGGTTTTCCCGCAGTCAccacattcatagggtttctccctAGTGTGGATTTTCTGATGTGTTATGAGATTTGATCGGTCAGTGAAGGCCTTTCCACATTCAGCACATATATTGGGCTTCTCACCTGTGTGGATTTTCTGATGCACACGGAGTTGTGACTTCTTAGTGAAGCATTTCCCACAGTCGCTGCATTCATAAGGCTTCTCTCCAGTATGGATTCTATGATGCGCAATGAAGTGCGATTTCTGGATAAAGGCCTTCCCGCATTCAGGACAAACGTACGGTTTCTCTCCTGTATGGATTCTCTGATGCACGCTTAGTGTTGATTTCTGGATGAAGGCTTTCCCGCAGTCCTTGCATTCATAGTGTCTCTCTCCAATATGAGATTTCTGATGTATTTTGAGGCGCGACTTCCATATGAAGGCTTTTCCACAGCCGTTGCacttatagggtttctctccagtgtgagttttCTGGTGTTTAATGAGATTTGACTGGTCAGTAAAAGCCTTTCCACATTCAGCACACATATAGGGTTTTTCCCCAGTATGAGTTTTCTGATGTGTGGTGAGGTTTGTCCTGTGAGTGAAGACCTTTCCACATTCTGTACATATATAGGGTTTCTCTCCGGTGTGAATTCTTTGATGCACATGGAGTTGTGACTTCTTAGTGAAGGATTTCCCACAGTCACTGCATTCATACGgcttttctccagtatgaattctctgatgtgtgttgaaatgtgatttctgGATGAAGGCCTTCCCACAGTCAGCGCATACATAAGGTTTCTCTCCCGTGTGGATTCTCTGATGCATCCTGAGTGCTGATTTTCTTGTGAAAGCCTTCCCACATTCATTGCATTCATAGTGTTTCTCTCCGGTATGAGTTTTCTGATGTATACTGAGGTCTGAGTTCTGGGAGAAGCCTTTTCCACATTCACTGCATTCATAAGGTTTTTCTCCTGTATGAATTCTCAGATGTCTAAAGAGGTCTGATCTCTGGAaaaaggcttttccacattcactgcatttgtagggtttctgcccgGTATGAATTTTTTGATGTGTAATGAGGTTTGATTTGAGGGTAAAGACTTTCCCACATTGAGTACACAGATAGGGTTTTTCTCCTGTATAAACACTTGGATGTACATCAACCTGGGGTTTCTGGGGGAAGACTTTGTTGCTTTCGTCACATTCACGGGACTTTTCTCCAGCATGAATTCTCTGATGCTCAAACAGATGTGACTTCTGAGTGAAGCCCATTACACATTCAGTACACACATAAAGCTTCTCCTCAGGATGAATTTTCTGATGGTGGGTGGGAGCTTGTTTGTGGCTGAGATGTTTTTCATAGTGATCATGTTCACAGGAATTTGCTCCTGTTTTAGCATTCTCATTCTTAGTAGAGGAAGGGCTATGGGGGAAATTGTTACCATTTCCAAAAATCTTGCCAAGGTTCTTTGTTGCACTGTTTCTATTATGATTATGTGAGTTTAAAGTATGCTTCAAAATTGTGTCACAGTTATGGAGTCTTTTAATTGAAGGAACAAGCTTGGTAGTcacatgaattattttttcaatgtttttatgtTCATAGCCCCTCTCCTTAATCAATACTTTCACATGACTTAAAAGGTTATTCTGGTTTTCCTGACGTTGCTCTAGCTGGTCATTATCTTGCCACAGTTCTTCTAAAATAGAACACAATGAATCTTCTCCTATGGGTTGATCAAATCTCTCACAGTGGAAGAAAATTCCTCCAGGAATTCCCTGTTGCTGCATTTTCCCAATAGCCTCacctaaaaagaaaatgaaagaaatgaaaacgaCACAAAGAACAATCAGCAGAGGCTAGAGGGGACATGTAGTTCAGACAGGATGAACACAGATAAATGGAAGAGCCCATAGGACAATATAGTAGTAATAATGTAGCAACACAACATTCTTATAGAACACTTAATAAATGCAAAACAACTGTATACCATTTATGATGCACAGAGACTGTTACAAGTGCTTTACATGAAacagctcatttaatcctcactaaaccctatgaggtagctacgattatcatttgttttacaattgagaaaacagaggcacagagaagtcatGCAACTTGCTGAATATCGAATAGCTAAATAAGTGGGAGAGATGGGATTTGAACTCTGGGAGTCCAGCTCCACTATGTAAGAGGCCTGGATTGTGAGTAGAGTAACCAGAAGAAACTGCAGCCTGTGAGGGGAAGCTTGGCATGgaagaaatatttcagaatttatGTTCTTAATACATATCAGCTCCACCACTTTACTAAGCTCTCTGCTTCTTCTTGCTTTTCCCTCTATACCATTATGAGTGGAGCCCTTCAAATTTAATGTTAATTTGAACATTAAATCTATATGCCTCAAACACCAATTCCTTTATATCTATAGGAAAACTAGTTGCAACATGCCATCCTGACATAGACAAACAGTAAATAGACATTTGCACTCCAACTTTATAACCAGCtgcaagtttctttctttctttctttcttttttttgaaatggagtcttgctctgtcacctaggctggagtgcggtggtgcgatctcggctcactgcaacctccgcctcccgggttcaagtggttcgcctgcttcagcctcccgagtagctgggattacaggcatgcaccaccacgcccagctaatttttgtatttttagtagagacggggtttcaccatgttggccaggctggtcttgaactcctgacctcaagtgatctgcccacctcgggctcccaaagtgctggaattacaggtgtgagccaccgtgccggccccAGCTGCAGTTTCTATTGGTTCCAGGAATACATGCTTATAACAAGGCGTGtaaaagaggaaagggaaagcTATCTGTGGCAGAATCTGCAGGCCCTCCCCTGAGATCTATTCTCCCCTTCTTTTACAGGAATAGAATGTAGCTGGGCCTTACATCCACTGGCCTTGCTATGTTCTCACCAGTGGAATATGAGCAGAAGTGATATATGCTACTTGCAGGCCAGCCTTAAGACAGTGGGCAAATGTCCTCtatttcctcttccctcttcccactGGACTCCACAGTGACCCATCATTAACCAGGCAGGTGACAACAATGCCCCAGGAGATGCCAGAGGAGTGACTTAGAACATGGTCCCTGAATGACCCATCAGGATTAGAGTTGACTTGTTGAACTGGACCCATTCACCTCAGAATTATCATGTAGGGGAAGACATACATCTATATTTAGCCTCTTGTTTTGTTCCTCTGTGCATATCCAAAATGTATTGTCCTTCTAAATATTAGCTCTAATTTTGGTATACCTCTAGGGAGCTTATGTTTGCTATGAATTTGTAAAGCAGACACTGTACCATTCATATTGATACTCAGTTTGGCACAGTTTTATAACAGAAAGGACAAATACACAAAGGGTGAGAGTGTTAACATTTCATGCAGTCATCTTCCCTTTCCAAATATAATGTATGTTCCTTTGAATTCCTCTGAGCAGACACTTGAAAATTTCATCTGAAAGAGGAAAAATCTCCTCCTCTGCCTATATCCCCAAATTCAATAAAttcatttactaaatattttctaCATGCTCCACTTCAGGAAACTGAAGAATAAGTATGCTGGTTATCAATGTTTTGCCTCTCAGTTCCAAATTCACCCTTCCTTGCCTGCTCAACAAAAACGGATCTGGCCCCagttaccctgatgtgattattacacatcgtatgctgtatcaaaatatcccatgcaggctgggtgcggtggctcatgtctgtaatcctagcactttgggaggctgaggtgggtggatcacttgaggccaggagtttgagacatggcaaaatcccgtctctactaaagatacaaaaattagctgggcatgttggcatgtgcctgtaatcccagcactttgggaggccaaggcaggtggatcacctgaggtcaggagttagagaccagcctggccaacatggcaaaactctgtctctactaaaaatacaaaaattagccaggcatggtggcatgcacctgtaatcccagccactcgggaggctgaggcaggagaattgcttgaatccgggaggtggaggttgcagtgagccaagattgtaccactgtactccagcctaggtgacagcgagactctgtctcaaaaataaaaaactccaaaactcccaaatatcccatgtaccccataaatatatatacctatgtacccataaaaattaaaaatttaaaaagtggatctcgatctctttaaatatttttttcttctgccagctGGCACGATATTAAACTTTGTCAGTGTAAGATGCTAGAGAGACACTGCAGGATGAGGAGGGTTTGCTTCCTGGTTCTAGGGGGCTCACTCAGCAGGCTCATCCAGCAGGGGCAGGCTGTCTAGCACCAGGCTCATGTAGTGTGGGCATCTTTGCCAACATCTGGCTCCTGACACACATGTAGTGTCCCCAGTACCCAGGTCTCACGGTCTTCTCTAGAGCTCGGCTCCTGCAGTGTGGGTGACTTCTCCAGCACCCAGCTCCTGCAGCTCATATGGCTTCCCAAGCACCTAGTTCCTGCAGGCCCCCGCAGTGCTGTACAGTCAGCAGCACCCAACACCCCCCAGTTTACTCTCAGACGATTTGTAGTGGAATAGCTCCAGTGAGTCACCTCCGCATCAATAGCTTTCCCTGGAATCCTAGAGGGCAGGTTTCCAGCAAGTTCCACCAGCACAGCACCACAGCAAGTATTCTACCTGCCTCGAGCCATGGTTGTGCCCTCCCTACAAGGTCTGAATTTCATCCCTGGGAAGTAGGGAGCCTCTTCCTTGGATGCTTGCTCACAACCCTAGAAGAACCTGCTGTGCTTTCTATCTGCTATTCCTTTATTcttcagagtttctttttttgctaGCAAATCCCTCATTATTCCAGtcccatggctcactgcaacctctgcctcctgggttcaagcgattctcctgcttcagccacctgagtaactgggattacaggcgtgggccaccacacctagctaatttttgtatttttagtagagacggggtttcaccatgttggccaggatggtcttgaactcttgatctcaggtgatccacctgccttgtcctcccaaagtgctgggattataggtgtgagccaccatgcctggctgcaaaGAATCTTTATGTTAACCATTCTCTGTTCACATTAGTCTGTGGTTTCTCCCTCGGTAAGACCCTGAGTTATACTACAAGAAATAGGCTcttcatgtatacatatttcaaaacatcatgttgtacatgataaatacatacaattcttATTTGTCAAATTAATAgatttttctataaaaagaaataggctcttttttcttaaattctttttttgaaatagagatggaatcttgttgtgttgcccaggctggtcttgaactccaggcctcaagtgatcctcccgcctcggcctcccaaagttctgggtttacagacatgagctaccacactcagcCTGAAACAGGCTCTTAATTCCGGAGACTTTCTAAAAACATAGAGGTAAAAGCCTCAGTTACCCTATACACTAAAATCCTGTgattttctcagaattcttgtGGGATGGAggatgagaaaaaggaaagagccaTACAGGCTAGAATAATTAAAAGCCATTTTGTGAGACAGGTGAGAACTGATCACAAGGTGGAAAATGTCTCATCTGAATAGACAGAGCACAGAATAAACACTCAGATTCAGGGAGGACTATCAGATATGGTcaacattaagaaaatattaaaaatggagtTGAGCAGAGGTTACAGAAAATATACAGATACGAGTTGAACTGGAAATATGTGGCcatgttgtttatttctttgaaagAAGAGTTTAATTGTCATATACTAGGTAATGGAGAATAATTGTAGGTTTGTTTCATAATGCTCATGACAAGAGAAATAGAATGTTTTAGGTAAAGATATCTTTCATTAGCATTTAATATGAACTAGTAAAAACAATGGAATCAGCAAATCAAATCAGGAATAGAATAATTACAATTCAGGCAGCAGAAAATATggagctggccgggcgcggtgggtcacacctataatcccagcactttgggaggctgaggcaggcagatcacttgaggt
It encodes:
- the ZNF41 gene encoding zinc finger protein 41 isoform X6, with amino-acid sequence MAANGDSPPWSPALAAEGRGSSCEVRRERTPEARIHSVKRYPDLSPGPKGRSSADHAALNSIVSLQASVSFEDVTVDFSREEWQHLDPAQRRLYWDVTLENYSHLLSVGYQVPKSEAAFKLEQGEGPWMLEGEAPHQSCSGEAIGKMQQQGIPGGIFFHCERFDQPIGEDSLCSILEELWQDNDQLEQRQENQNNLLSHVKVLIKERGYEHKNIEKIIHVTTKLVPSIKRLHNCDTILKHTLNSHNHNRNSATKNLGKIFGNGNNFPHSPSSTKNENAKTGANSCEHDHYEKHLSHKQAPTHHQKIHPEEKLYVCTECVMGFTQKSHLFEHQRIHAGEKSRECDESNKVFPQKPQVDVHPSVYTGEKPYLCTQCGKVFTLKSNLITHQKIHTGQKPYKCSECGKAFFQRSDLFRHLRIHTGEKPYECSECGKGFSQNSDLSIHQKTHTGEKHYECNECGKAFTRKSALRMHQRIHTGEKPYVCADCGKAFIQKSHFNTHQRIHTGEKPYECSDCGKSFTKKSQLHVHQRIHTGEKPYICTECGKVFTHRTNLTTHQKTHTGEKPYMCAECGKAFTDQSNLIKHQKTHTGEKPYKCNGCGKAFIWKSRLKIHQKSHIGERHYECKDCGKAFIQKSTLSVHQRIHTGEKPYVCPECGKAFIQKSHFIAHHRIHTGEKPYECSDCGKCFTKKSQLRVHQKIHTGEKPNICAECGKAFTDRSNLITHQKIHTREKPYECGDCGKTFTWKSRLNIHQKSHTGERHYECSKCGKAFIQKATLSMHQIIHTGKKPYACTECQKAFTDRSNLIKHQKTHSGEKRYKASD